The segment CGACGCGTTGACGCGGGCCTTCACCGTCTCCGCCGTCTTCCTCTGCGCGTCCGACAGGTAGAAGAGGGCGGAGCGGTACTGCGTGCCCACGTCGTTGCCCTGGCGGTTGAGCGTCGTCGGGTCGTGCATGCGGAAGAACCACTTCTCCAGCAGCCCCTCGTACGTCAGCAGCCTCGGGTTGAAGACGACGCGCACCGCCTCCGCGTGGCCCGTCGTCCCCAGGTGCACGTCCTCGTAGGTGGGCTGCTGGGACGTCTTCGCGCCGCCCGTGTAGCCGACCTCCGTCTGGATGACGCCGGGGATCTTCCGCAGCAGGTCCTCCATGCCCCAGAAGCAACCACCGGCGAGGTACGCGGTCTCCGTGGTGGCCTCCGTCGGGGTCGCGGCCTTCGCCAGCACCACGGCGCCGGTGGCGGCGGGCGTCGCGGCGCCCTGGGATTCGCCCGGGGCCTTCTGGCTGAAGGCCGGCAGCCACGCGCCGTAGCCCTTCGCGGCCAGCTCGTTCACGGGGATGAAGCGCAGCGACGCGGAGTTGATGCAGTAGCGCAGGCCGGCGGGCTCGGGGCCGTCCTCGAAGACGTGGCCCAGGTGGGAGTCACCGTCCCTGGAGCGGACCTCCACGCGCACCATGCCCAGGCTCGCGTCGCGCTTCTCCACGACGTGCTCCTTCGCCAGGGGGCGCGTGAAGCTGGGCCAGCCGGTGCCGGAGTCGAACTTGTCGCGCGAGGAGAAGAGGGGCTCTCCGCTGACCACGTCCACGTAGAGCCCCTCCTCGTGGTGGTTCCAGTAGGCGTTGCGGAAGGGCGGCTCGGTGCCTTCCTTCTGCGTCACCTGGTAGGCGGAGGGGGACAGGGTGCGCCGCAGCTCCTCG is part of the Corallococcus soli genome and harbors:
- a CDS encoding bifunctional methionine sulfoxide reductase B/A protein — translated: MSPAPTVSPPARRATPTVARRLWPVALVLFAALSACTEARGAAPGTKATEVAQVKDGRAYTKPSDEELRRTLSPSAYQVTQKEGTEPPFRNAYWNHHEEGLYVDVVSGEPLFSSRDKFDSGTGWPSFTRPLAKEHVVEKRDASLGMVRVEVRSRDGDSHLGHVFEDGPEPAGLRYCINSASLRFIPVNELAAKGYGAWLPAFSQKAPGESQGAATPAATGAVVLAKAATPTEATTETAYLAGGCFWGMEDLLRKIPGVIQTEVGYTGGAKTSQQPTYEDVHLGTTGHAEAVRVVFNPRLLTYEGLLEKWFFRMHDPTTLNRQGNDVGTQYRSALFYLSDAQRKTAETVKARVNASGKWPRPVVTQIAPAGEWTPAEGYHQDYLVKNPGGYTCHYLRD